Part of the Methylorubrum populi genome is shown below.
CCGACGAGCGCGAGCAGGCGATCCGCGGGGTCGCCGGCTACACCGAGATCGGCCGCGGACGCGACCGGGCCATGGTCGAGCGCTTGCGCGAGCGCGGTATCGTGCGCCGCCCGGAGGATCTCGGCATCGAACCTCTCGACGCCGACCGCTCCCTGCTCGCGGCGAAGTCGATCAAGGATCTCGTGCACTGGTCGGGCGGGCTCTACGAGCCGCCGGCGAAGTTCCGGAACTGGTGAGGCCGCGATGGAAAAGCTCAGCTTCCGACACACGACGCAGAAGGCCCTGCCCGGCGGCAAGGCGCAGGCCATCACCGGCGTCGTCGCCTCCGGAAACCTCGAAGTGCTGCTGGAACGCACGCTGCCCGCGACCGAATGCACGGTCGAGATCGAGACGCCGATCCGCGGCTACGGCGAGGTCTGGGCGGCGGTGGTCGCCGATTTCGTCGCACGCGCCCAGCCCGGGGGCCTGCGCATCACGGTCAACGACGGCGGCGCCCGCCCCGACACCGTGTCCCTGCGCCTGCTCCAGGGCGCCCGGCTGATGGAGGTCTGAGGATGAGCGAGCGGATCATCGACCCCGCCAGCAGGGGCTGGGCCACGAGCTGGTACGAGGCGAGCGCCCGCGCCCGCATCGACGGCCTTCTGGATGCCGGCAGCTTTCGCGAGGTCATCGGTCCGGAGCAGCGCCGGATGAGTCCGCATCTGCCGCTGTTCGACCTGCCGCGCGCCTTCGACGACGGCATGATCGTCGGTTCGGGCCGCCTCGACGGCAAGCCGGTGCTCGTCGCCGCGCAGGAGGGCCGCTTCATGGGCGGTGCCTTCGGCGAGGTGCACGGCGCCAAGCTCGTCGGCCTCCTGCGCGCCGCCC
Proteins encoded:
- the mdcC gene encoding malonate decarboxylase acyl carrier protein; protein product: MEKLSFRHTTQKALPGGKAQAITGVVASGNLEVLLERTLPATECTVEIETPIRGYGEVWAAVVADFVARAQPGGLRITVNDGGARPDTVSLRLLQGARLMEV